In Gymnogyps californianus isolate 813 chromosome 1, ASM1813914v2, whole genome shotgun sequence, the following are encoded in one genomic region:
- the LOC127019134 gene encoding histone H3-like — MSGRGKGGKGLGKGGAKRHRKVLRDNIQGITKPAIRRLARRGGVKRISGLIYEETRGVLKVFLENVIRDAVTYTEHAKRKTVTAMDVVYALKRQGRTLYGFGGRGSIAMARTKQTARKSTGGKAPRKQLATKAARKSAPATGGVKKPHRYRPGTVALREIRRYQKSTELLIRKLPFQRLVREIAQDFKTDLRFQSSAVMALQEASEAYLVGLFEDTNLCAIHAKRVTIMPKDIQLARRIRGERA; from the exons ATGTCTGGCAGAGGCAAGGGCGGGAAGGGGCTCGGCAAGGGAGGCGCCAAGCGCCACCGAAAGGTGCTGCGCGACAACATCCAGGGCATCACCAAGCCGGCCATCCGCCGCCTGGCTCGGCGCGGCGGCGTGAAGCGCATCTCGGGGCTCATCTACGAGGAGACGCGCGGTGTGCTGAAGGTGTTCCTGGAGAACGTGATCCGCGACGCCGTCACCTACACCGAGCACGCCAAGAGGAAGACGGTGACGGCCATGGACGTGGTCTATGCTCTCAAGCGCCAGGGACGCACCCTCTACGGCTTCGGCG GAAGAGGAAGTATAGCAATGGCGCGCACGAAGCAGACGGCGCGTAAGTCGACGGGCGGGAAGGCGCCCCGCAAGCAGCTGGCCACCAAGGCGGCCCGCAAGAGCGCGCCGGCCACGGGCGGCGTGAAGAAGCCGCACCGCTACCGGCCCGGCACGGTGGCGCTGCGCGAGATCCGGCGCTACCAGAAGTCGACGGAGCTGCTGATCCGCAAGCTGCCCTTCCAGCGCCTGGTGCGCGAGATCGCGCAGGACTTCAAGACCGACCTGCGCTTCCAGAGCTCGGCCGTGATGGCGCTGCAGGAGGCGAGCGAGGCCTACCTGGTGGGGCTCTTCGAGGACACCAACCTCTGCGCCATCCACGCCAAGCGCGTCACCATCATGCCCAAGGACATCCAGCTGGCCCGACGCATCCGCGGCGAGCGCGCCTGA
- the LOC127029732 gene encoding histone H3: MARTKQTARKSTGGKAPRKQLATKAARKSAPATGGVKKPHRYRPGTVALREIRRYQKSTELLIRKLPFQRLVREIAQDFKTDLRFQSSAVMALQEASEAYLVGLFEDTNLCAIHAKRVTIMPKDIQLARRIRGERA; encoded by the coding sequence ATGGCGCGCACGAAGCAGACGGCGCGTAAGTCGACGGGCGGGAAGGCGCCCCGCAAGCAGCTGGCCACCAAGGCGGCCCGCAAGAGCGCGCCGGCCACGGGCGGCGTGAAGAAGCCGCACCGCTACCGGCCCGGCACGGTGGCGCTGCGCGAGATCCGGCGCTACCAGAAGTCGACGGAGCTGCTGATCCGCAAGCTGCCCTTCCAGCGCCTGGTGCGCGAGATCGCGCAGGACTTCAAGACCGACCTGCGCTTCCAGAGCTCGGCCGTGATGGCGCTGCAGGAGGCGAGCGAGGCCTACCTGGTGGGGCTCTTCGAGGACACCAACCTCTGCGCCATCCACGCCAAGCGCGTCACCATCATGCCCAAGGACATCCAGCTGGCCCGACGCATCCGCGGCGAGCGCGCCTGA
- the LOC127029737 gene encoding histone H4, whose product MSGRGKGGKGLGKGGAKRHRKVLRDNIQGITKPAIRRLARRGGVKRISGLIYEETRGVLKVFLENVIRDAVTYTEHAKRKTVTAMDVVYALKRQGRTLYGFGG is encoded by the coding sequence ATGTCTGGCAGAGGCAAGGGCGGGAAGGGGCTCGGCAAGGGAGGCGCCAAGCGCCACCGAAAGGTGCTGCGCGACAACATCCAGGGCATCACCAAGCCGGCCATCCGCCGCCTGGCTCGGCGCGGCGGCGTGAAGCGCATCTCGGGGCTCATCTACGAGGAGACGCGCGGCGTGCTGAAGGTGTTCCTGGAGAACGTGATCCGCGACGCCGTCACCTACACCGAGCACGCCAAGAGGAAGACGGTGACGGCCATGGACGTGGTCTATGCTCTCAAGCGCCAGGGACGCACCCTCTACGGCTTCGGCGGCTAG
- the LOC127029324 gene encoding histone H2B 1/2/3/4/6 has protein sequence MPEPAKSAPAPKKGSKKAVTKTQKKGDKKRKKSRKESYSIYVYKVLKQVHPDTGISSKAMGIMNSFVNDIFERIAGEASRLAHYNKRSTITSREIQTAVRLLLPGELAKHAVSEGTKAVTKYTSSK, from the coding sequence ATGCCTGAGCCGGCTAAGTCCGCCCCCGCGCCCAAGAAGGGCTCCAAGAAGGCGGTGACCAAGACGCAGAAGAAGGGCGACAAGAAGCGCAAGAAGAGCCGCAAGGAGAGCTACTCGATCTACGTGTACAAGGTGCTGAAGCAGGTGCACCCCGACACGGGCATCTCGTCCAAGGCCATGGGCATCATGAACTCCTTCGTCAACGACATCTTCGAGCGCATCGCCGGCGAGGCCTCGCGCCTGGCGCACTACAACAAGCGCTCCACCATCACCTCGCGGGAGATCCAGACGGCCgtgcggctgctgctgcccggcGAGCTGGCCAAGCACGCTGTCTCCGAGGGCACCAAGGCTGTCACCAAGTACACCAGCTCTAAGTAG
- the LOC127029322 gene encoding histone H1, with protein sequence MSETAPVAAPAVSAPGAKAAAKKPKKAAGGSKARKPAGPSVTELITKAVSASKERKGLSLAALKKALAAGGYDVEKNNSRIKLGLKSLVSKGTLVQTKGTGASGSFKLNKKPGETKEKATKKKPAAKPKKPAAKKPASTAKKPKKAAAVKKSPKKAKKPAATAAKKAAKSPKKAAKAGRPKKAAKSPAKAKAVKPKAAKPKAAKPKAAKAKKAAPKKK encoded by the coding sequence ATGTCGGAGACCGCGCCTGTTGCCGCTCCCGCTGTCTCTGCTCCCGGGGCGAAAGCCGCCGCCAAGAAGCCGAAGAAGGCGGCGGGCGGCTCCAAAGCCCGCAAGCCCGCCGGCCCCAGCGTCACCGAGCTGATCACCAAGGCTGTGTCCGCCTCCAAGGAGCGCAAGGGGCTCTCCCTCGCCGCGCTCAAGAAGGCGCTGGCCGCCGGCGGCTACGATGTGGAGAAGAACAACAGCCGGATCAAGCTGGGGCTGAAGAGCCTGGTCAGCAAGGGCACCCTGGTGCAGACCAAAGGCACCGGCGCCTCCGGGTCTTTCAAACTGAACAAGAAACCAGGTGagacaaaggagaaagcaaCCAAGAAAAAGCCGGCAGCCAAGCCGAAGAAGCCGGCGGCCAAGAAGCCTGCCAGCACCGCCAAGAAACCCAAGAAAGCCGCCGCGGTGAAGAAGAGCCCCAAGAAAGCCAAGAAGCCGGCGGCCACCGCGGCCAAGAAAGCAGCCAAGAGCCCCAAGAAAGCGGCCAAGGCAGGCCGCCCCAAGAAGGCAGCAAAGAGCCCGGCCAAGGCGAAGGCGGTGAAGCCCAAAGCAGCCAAGCCCAAGGCGGCCAAGCCCAAAGCGGCCAAGGCGAAGAAGGCGGCGCCCAAAAAGAAGTAA
- the LOC127029323 gene encoding histone H2A isoform X1, protein MSGRGKQGGKARAKAKSRSSRAGLQFPILELAGNAARDNKKTRIIPRHLQLAIRNDEELNKLLGKVTIAQGGVLPNIQAVLLPKKTDSHKAKSK, encoded by the exons ATGTCCGGTCGCGGGAAGCAGGGCGGGAAGGCGCGGGCCAAGGCCAAGTCGCGCTCGTCGCGGGCCGGGCTGCAGTTCCCC ATCCTGGAGCTGGCGGGCAACGCGGCCCGCGACAACAAGAAGACGCGCATCATCCCCCGCCACCTGCAGCTGGCCATCCGCAACGACGAGGAGCTCAACAAGCTGCTGGGCAAGGTGACCATCGCGCAGGGCGGGGTGCTGCCCAACATCCAGGCCGTGCTGCTGCCCAAGAAGACCGACAGCCACAAGGCAAAGAGCAAGTAA
- the LOC127029323 gene encoding histone H2A isoform X2, whose translation MSGRGKQGGKARAKAKSRSSRAGLQFPVGRVHRLLRKGNYAERVGAGAPVYLAAVLEYLTAEILELAGNAARDNKKTRIIPRHLQLAIRNDEELNKLLGKVTIAQGGVLPNIQAVLLPKKTDSHKAKSK comes from the coding sequence ATGTCCGGTCGCGGGAAGCAGGGCGGGAAGGCGCGGGCCAAGGCCAAGTCGCGCTCGTCGCGGGCCGGGCTGCAGTTCCCCGTGGGCCGCGTGCACCGGCTGCTGCGCAAGGGCAACTACGCGGAGCGGGTGGGCGCCGGCGCCCCGGTGTACCTGGCGGCCGTGCTGGAGTACCTGACGGCCGAGATCCTGGAGCTGGCGGGCAACGCGGCCCGCGACAACAAGAAGACGCGCATCATCCCCCGCCACCTGCAGCTGGCCATCCGCAACGACGAGGAGCTCAACAAGCTGCTGGGCAAGGTGACCATCGCGCAGGGCGGGGTGCTGCCCAACATCCAGGCCGTGCTGCTGCCCAAGAAGACCGACAGCCACAAGGCAAAGAGCAAGTAA